The Flavobacterium sp. 123 genome contains a region encoding:
- a CDS encoding HAD family hydrolase — protein MNIKVIAFDADDTLWVNETYFDETEKKFCGLMEDYLSHQGISKELFKIEIDNLGLYGYGIKGYILSMIEAAMRISNNTIPIEIIEKIIQYGKELLEKPIVLLDGVEETLEALKGKYKLVVATKGDLLDQRRKLHNSGLGHYFHHIEVMSDKQEVDYSDLIKRLEIHPSEFFMIGNSLKSDVLPVLAIGGHAVHIPFHTTWAHEKIEHTVEHDNFSSYEKITEVLEKLK, from the coding sequence ATGAATATAAAAGTAATTGCTTTCGATGCAGATGACACCCTTTGGGTTAACGAAACCTACTTTGATGAAACCGAGAAAAAATTCTGTGGTTTGATGGAAGACTATTTATCCCATCAAGGAATTTCGAAAGAGCTTTTTAAAATCGAAATCGACAATCTAGGATTATATGGATACGGTATAAAAGGCTACATTCTCTCGATGATTGAAGCTGCAATGCGAATTTCAAATAATACTATTCCGATAGAAATCATTGAAAAAATCATTCAATACGGGAAAGAATTACTCGAGAAACCTATTGTTTTATTAGATGGTGTAGAAGAAACACTGGAAGCATTAAAAGGTAAATACAAATTAGTGGTTGCCACAAAAGGGGATTTACTTGACCAACGAAGAAAACTACACAATTCAGGTTTAGGACATTATTTTCATCATATTGAAGTCATGTCAGACAAGCAAGAAGTAGATTATTCTGATTTAATTAAACGTTTAGAAATCCATCCATCAGAATTTTTCATGATTGGAAATTCACTTAAATCAGATGTTTTACCAGTTTTAGCCATTGGCGGACACGCAGTTCATATCCCGTTTCACACCACTTGGGCACATGAAAAAATTGAACATACGGTGGAACATGATAATTTCAGCAGTTATGAAAAAATCACGGAAGTTTTAGAAAAACTGAAATAA
- a CDS encoding chloramphenicol acetyltransferase: protein MKTFLDIENWNRKEHFKFFKQMEEPFFGVTVEIDCTKAYATSKELKTSFFIYYLHKTLVAVNAIEPFRYRILEDQIVINDRIDGSATIGRADNTFGFSLIEYHPDYSIFEQIATTEIERIQNTTGLFTRAFEEDNVIHFSAIPWVNFTSLSHARSYTFPDSCPKISFGKMRISENGKKTMPMSIHVHHGLMDGFHVGQMVDYFQEQMNK from the coding sequence ATGAAAACTTTTTTAGACATAGAAAATTGGAACCGAAAAGAACACTTTAAGTTTTTCAAACAAATGGAAGAGCCTTTTTTTGGTGTAACCGTTGAAATTGATTGTACCAAAGCTTATGCAACGTCCAAAGAGCTAAAAACTTCTTTTTTTATTTATTATTTACATAAAACTTTAGTTGCAGTAAATGCAATTGAACCTTTTAGATATAGAATTTTAGAAGATCAAATTGTTATTAACGACAGAATAGATGGTTCTGCAACAATCGGTAGAGCAGACAATACTTTTGGCTTTTCATTGATAGAATACCACCCAGACTATAGCATTTTTGAGCAAATTGCTACTACCGAAATTGAACGCATTCAAAACACTACAGGACTTTTTACTAGAGCCTTTGAAGAGGATAATGTCATTCATTTTTCGGCCATTCCTTGGGTAAATTTTACTTCTCTTTCTCACGCTAGAAGCTATACTTTTCCGGATAGTTGTCCAAAAATTTCTTTTGGAAAAATGAGAATTTCGGAAAATGGGAAAAAAACTATGCCTATGTCTATACATGTACATCATGGATTAATGGATGGTTTTCATGTAGGGCAAATGGTAGATTATTTTCAAGAGCAAATGAACAAATAA
- a CDS encoding single-stranded DNA-binding protein encodes MNAMRNKVQLIGHVGNDPEIKNLDGGKKVANLTIATNDTYKNEKGEKVEQTEWHKVVAWGKTAEIIEKYVTKGKEIAIEGKLTHRSYEDKNGEKRYITEVVANDILLLGK; translated from the coding sequence ATGAATGCAATGAGAAACAAAGTACAATTAATAGGACATGTTGGGAACGATCCAGAAATCAAAAATCTCGATGGAGGAAAAAAAGTTGCTAATTTGACAATCGCTACAAACGATACGTATAAAAATGAAAAAGGAGAAAAGGTAGAACAAACCGAATGGCACAAAGTCGTAGCTTGGGGTAAAACTGCTGAAATCATCGAAAAATATGTGACCAAAGGCAAAGAAATTGCAATTGAAGGCAAACTAACACATAGAAGCTACGAAGATAAAAATGGGGAAAAACGATACATTACAGAAGTCGTTGCCAATGATATTCTTTTATTAGGGAAGTAG
- a CDS encoding M28 family peptidase — MKKDYSSLLSVAFILGFLGLLFSTIMPLWTSSESDSLSEFSTNRALAQVDAISKKPHFVGSKNHEEVANYLVKELQKLGLETSLQEGYTLSDWGNLVKSKNILARIKGTNNSKALLLLSHYDSAPHSYSHGASDAGSGVATILEGVRTFLYNKTPHKNDVIILFSDAEELGLNGAALFVTQHLWAKEIGLVLNFEARGTSGPSYMLMETNKGNAGLVKEFSAAKTPCPASNSLMYSIYKMLPNDTDLTVFREQGNIQGFNFAFIDDHYNYHTAQDDIHHLNKNTLAHQGTYLMPLLNYFSNTDLNSTQTSDDDVYFTIPYSFIHYPFSWVMPMTIIAFILLIVFIFFGIGKRLISIQEVGKGFIPLLGAVITSGLVTFFGWKALLQIYPQYNDLLNGFTYNGHAYIAAFVLLSIAICFLFYNRFSAKKITMNHYIAPLLIWIIINGVLANVLKGAGFLIIPVYFGLFSFGVFILTQKSKWMLNLFFSIPALLIIAPFIQMFPIGLGLKVLFGSAILTVLTFGLLLPLFGAYAKKGAWFFVFFIASIAFFAKAHYTSGYEFGKAKSNSLLYIYNADTNAANWVTYDTNLDSWTKSYLGENPKKENFMKETPLFSKYNSVFTYAAEAPKTAVQKPTIEFLQDQIVGNQRHLKIRISPNRKVNRYDIFANENMILQNFIANGTKALGQKGSKYNRNGKKILSYYVVGNEPLEMQFSMNSKSVFDMELLESSFDLITNPLFKMKKRENWMMPTPFVLNDAVVIKQRIKPSPVVPAKTLNNGIVSAVVKDSASVVRDSLKLQ, encoded by the coding sequence ATGAAAAAAGATTACTCATCCCTTCTATCAGTAGCATTTATCCTAGGATTCCTGGGCTTGCTATTTTCGACAATTATGCCATTGTGGACCTCTTCTGAGAGTGATTCACTTTCAGAATTTTCTACAAACAGAGCTTTAGCACAAGTGGACGCTATTTCGAAAAAACCTCATTTTGTGGGTTCCAAAAACCACGAAGAAGTTGCCAATTATCTTGTGAAAGAACTTCAAAAATTAGGCTTGGAAACTTCCCTTCAAGAAGGATATACTTTAAGTGACTGGGGAAATCTAGTGAAATCTAAAAATATTTTAGCCCGAATAAAAGGAACTAACAACTCCAAAGCGCTATTGTTACTTTCACATTATGACAGCGCACCACATTCCTATTCGCATGGCGCAAGTGATGCAGGCTCAGGCGTAGCAACAATTCTGGAAGGCGTTCGTACTTTTTTATACAATAAAACGCCACACAAAAACGATGTGATAATCTTATTTTCTGATGCAGAAGAATTAGGTTTAAATGGAGCCGCTCTTTTTGTAACGCAACACCTATGGGCAAAAGAAATAGGCTTAGTTTTAAACTTTGAAGCCAGAGGCACTTCCGGACCAAGTTATATGTTAATGGAAACTAACAAAGGAAATGCAGGTTTAGTAAAAGAATTTTCTGCTGCAAAAACACCCTGCCCTGCTTCAAATTCCCTGATGTATAGCATTTATAAAATGTTACCAAACGATACTGATTTAACCGTTTTTAGAGAACAAGGAAATATTCAAGGGTTCAACTTTGCTTTCATCGACGATCATTATAATTATCATACGGCTCAAGATGACATCCACCATTTAAACAAAAATACCTTAGCGCATCAAGGAACATATTTGATGCCGCTACTAAATTATTTTTCGAATACGGATTTGAATAGCACTCAAACTTCAGATGATGACGTCTATTTTACAATTCCATATAGTTTTATTCACTATCCTTTTAGTTGGGTTATGCCTATGACTATAATTGCTTTTATACTCTTGATTGTTTTTATTTTCTTCGGAATTGGAAAACGATTAATTTCAATTCAAGAAGTGGGAAAAGGATTTATTCCATTATTAGGTGCTGTAATTACATCTGGGTTAGTCACTTTTTTTGGATGGAAAGCACTACTACAAATCTATCCACAATACAATGATTTATTAAATGGATTTACGTACAATGGTCACGCCTATATTGCCGCTTTTGTATTGTTAAGCATTGCCATTTGTTTCCTTTTTTACAACCGATTTTCGGCTAAGAAAATAACTATGAATCATTATATTGCGCCATTATTGATTTGGATTATCATCAATGGGGTTCTTGCAAATGTTTTAAAAGGAGCAGGATTTTTGATTATTCCAGTGTATTTTGGACTATTTTCTTTTGGGGTATTTATCCTAACACAAAAATCAAAATGGATGCTAAATCTCTTTTTTAGTATTCCAGCCTTGCTTATTATTGCGCCATTTATTCAAATGTTTCCAATAGGTTTAGGACTTAAAGTTTTATTTGGAAGTGCTATTCTTACGGTATTAACTTTTGGCTTATTATTGCCTCTTTTTGGTGCTTACGCCAAAAAAGGAGCTTGGTTCTTTGTGTTTTTTATAGCTTCGATTGCTTTTTTTGCGAAAGCACATTACACCTCTGGTTATGAATTTGGGAAAGCAAAATCAAACAGTTTATTATACATTTATAACGCTGATACTAATGCCGCTAATTGGGTAACTTACGACACCAATCTGGATTCATGGACCAAATCTTATTTGGGTGAAAACCCTAAAAAAGAAAATTTCATGAAAGAAACACCTTTGTTTAGCAAATACAATTCTGTTTTCACTTATGCTGCCGAAGCTCCTAAAACAGCCGTTCAAAAACCAACAATTGAATTTCTTCAAGATCAAATTGTGGGAAATCAACGGCATTTAAAAATCCGAATATCTCCTAATCGAAAAGTAAATCGATATGATATTTTTGCCAATGAAAATATGATTCTTCAAAATTTCATAGCCAATGGTACAAAAGCCTTGGGGCAAAAAGGTTCTAAATACAACCGAAATGGCAAGAAAATATTGAGTTATTATGTAGTTGGGAACGAGCCTTTGGAGATGCAATTTAGCATGAATTCCAAATCTGTTTTTGATATGGAATTACTGGAAAGCTCTTTTGATTTAATTACAAATCCTTTGTTTAAAATGAAAAAAAGAGAAAATTGGATGATGCCAACACCTTTCGTTTTGAATGACGCAGTGGTAATTAAACAGCGTATAAAACCAAGTCCGGTAGTGCCCGCAAAAACTTTAAATAATGGCATTGTAAGTGCTGTTGTGAAAGATAGTGCTTCGGTGGTAAGGGATAGTTTGAAATTGCAATAA
- a CDS encoding NAD(P)H-binding protein has protein sequence MTQISILGCGWLGLPLAKALLEKGFLINGSTTSEEKILTLKNKGINPFLIRLDSQNVVGEMDRFLKGSTTLIIDIPPKLRGNSTEDFVGKIQNLIPHLENSTLKNVLFISSTSVYGENNTIITEETTTNPDTEGGRQLVKAEALLQKNSHFKTTILRFGGLIGEDRNPVKFLSGRENIENPEAPINLIHQEDCIGIILKILETDSWNETFNAVTPFHPSREQYYTQKATDLNLVPPKFNTKNASKGKTVLSYKIESVLKYTFAKTNL, from the coding sequence ATGACACAAATTAGTATTCTTGGTTGCGGTTGGTTAGGTTTGCCTTTGGCGAAAGCCTTATTAGAAAAAGGATTTTTAATTAACGGTTCTACAACATCTGAAGAGAAAATTTTGACGTTGAAAAACAAAGGAATCAATCCATTTTTGATTCGGCTTGACAGCCAAAATGTAGTAGGTGAAATGGACCGTTTTCTTAAAGGAAGCACTACTTTAATTATTGATATTCCACCGAAATTAAGAGGAAATTCCACGGAAGACTTTGTTGGAAAAATTCAAAATTTAATCCCACACCTAGAAAATTCAACACTTAAAAATGTGCTTTTTATTAGCTCCACTTCTGTTTATGGTGAAAACAACACCATCATAACCGAAGAAACAACTACTAATCCTGATACCGAAGGCGGGAGACAATTAGTAAAAGCGGAAGCACTTTTGCAAAAAAACAGTCATTTTAAAACCACTATTTTACGTTTTGGTGGCTTAATTGGCGAAGACCGAAATCCTGTGAAATTTTTATCCGGTAGAGAAAATATTGAAAACCCTGAAGCACCAATTAACTTGATTCATCAGGAAGATTGCATTGGTATTATTTTGAAAATTTTAGAAACAGATTCTTGGAATGAAACTTTCAATGCAGTAACTCCTTTTCACCCTTCCCGAGAGCAATATTATACCCAAAAAGCAACCGATTTAAATTTAGTACCGCCAAAATTTAATACCAAAAACGCTTCCAAAGGAAAAACAGTTTTGAGTTACAAAATAGAATCCGTATTAAAGTATACTTTTGCAAAAACAAATTTGTAG
- a CDS encoding DMT family transporter, with translation MRTKIKNAFLSKVNTIGLPILALCWVSFFWGTTWIASKEGVKHMPALQLAAIRQFIGGGIYLCFFMFKKTPWPKGKQWKSILILSVLNFVLSNGLSTWGVKYISSGLGAIIGALVPLWVVIISLFSGERLARLAIFGLIVSFGGVCVIFYDHLSDFLLPDFRFGIFISIISTLTWAFGSLYTKKKAASFNPYFSLGLQMFLSSILLFAFTGATGTSVSLSSIPMISWLSIAYLVFFGSVLTFIAFIYALQHLPAAINSIYAYINPIIAVILGSFIFGEPLTIALAIGGGVTLFGLYLVNFSMRKNRNKINPNL, from the coding sequence TTGAGAACTAAAATTAAAAACGCCTTTCTATCTAAAGTCAACACTATTGGACTTCCAATTTTAGCGTTGTGCTGGGTAAGTTTTTTTTGGGGTACCACTTGGATTGCTTCAAAAGAAGGGGTGAAACATATGCCTGCTTTGCAATTAGCCGCAATTAGACAATTCATTGGAGGTGGAATTTATCTTTGTTTTTTTATGTTCAAAAAAACACCTTGGCCAAAAGGGAAGCAATGGAAATCCATCCTTATTCTAAGTGTTTTGAATTTTGTTTTAAGTAACGGCTTAAGTACTTGGGGCGTAAAATATATCAGTAGTGGTTTAGGCGCAATTATTGGCGCTCTTGTTCCTTTGTGGGTAGTAATTATTAGTCTTTTTTCGGGAGAGCGATTGGCCCGATTAGCGATTTTTGGATTAATTGTTAGTTTTGGTGGAGTATGCGTAATTTTTTACGATCACTTAAGTGATTTTTTGCTGCCTGATTTTAGATTTGGAATTTTTATTTCAATAATATCTACTTTGACATGGGCATTTGGTTCGTTATATACTAAAAAAAAGGCCGCCAGTTTCAATCCTTATTTTAGTTTAGGATTACAAATGTTTCTATCTAGTATTTTACTATTTGCTTTTACTGGCGCCACTGGAACCTCTGTGAGTTTAAGTTCAATTCCGATGATTTCATGGCTTTCCATTGCTTATTTAGTGTTTTTTGGTTCTGTCCTGACTTTCATAGCATTTATCTATGCGTTGCAACATCTACCTGCTGCAATAAACAGTATTTATGCCTATATCAATCCAATTATTGCCGTGATTTTAGGCTCTTTTATTTTTGGAGAACCACTCACAATTGCCTTAGCCATTGGAGGCGGAGTAACCTTATTTGGTTTGTATTTGGTTAATTTTTCCATGAGAAAAAACCGAAATAAAATTAATCCCAATCTGTAA
- a CDS encoding SCO family protein, with amino-acid sequence MKAFFYKYRKFFGVLLVFSIITISLFYSALKPKKTLPIFNPSDVNPELVDSTVQYISKYHTIADFSFVNQNGKTITQKDYEGKVYVADFFFTTCGSICPKMTTNLVEVQKAIINNPKVMLLSHTVFPETDSVPVLKAYAIKNGVIDSKWNLVTGDKKEIYTMARKSYLAVKLGRPEQLYDMVHTENFVLVDQKKRVRGFYDGTKKEDIQKLISDIDYLCTE; translated from the coding sequence ATGAAAGCATTTTTTTATAAATACCGAAAATTCTTTGGCGTGCTATTGGTATTTTCAATCATTACAATATCTTTATTCTACTCTGCTTTAAAACCAAAAAAAACGCTTCCTATATTCAATCCTTCTGATGTAAATCCTGAATTAGTAGACAGCACCGTACAGTATATAAGCAAATACCATACAATCGCTGATTTTTCATTTGTCAATCAAAACGGAAAAACAATTACCCAAAAAGACTATGAAGGCAAAGTTTATGTCGCGGATTTTTTCTTCACTACCTGCGGTTCTATTTGCCCAAAAATGACAACTAATTTAGTTGAAGTCCAAAAAGCCATTATCAATAATCCAAAAGTAATGTTGCTTTCGCACACCGTTTTTCCAGAAACGGATAGTGTTCCTGTGTTAAAAGCCTATGCGATAAAAAATGGGGTTATTGACAGTAAATGGAATCTAGTTACAGGTGATAAAAAAGAGATTTATACTATGGCTAGAAAGTCCTATTTAGCCGTTAAATTAGGAAGACCTGAACAATTATATGATATGGTTCACACCGAAAATTTTGTTTTGGTAGACCAAAAAAAACGTGTTCGCGGTTTTTATGATGGCACCAAAAAAGAAGATATTCAAAAATTGATTTCCGACATCGATTATCTATGTACTGAATAA
- a CDS encoding FeoA family protein has translation MQTTLNTLKKGEKAIIKDFDIDTVPLKLLEMGCLPGNMVELLQIAPFGDPLYLNINGSHVAIRVETAKEIEVEIIKNN, from the coding sequence TTGCAAACAACCCTAAATACGCTCAAAAAAGGCGAGAAAGCCATTATAAAAGACTTTGACATTGACACAGTTCCTTTAAAATTATTGGAAATGGGTTGCTTGCCAGGTAATATGGTAGAATTACTTCAAATAGCCCCTTTTGGAGATCCTTTATATTTGAATATTAATGGCTCACATGTAGCTATTCGTGTTGAAACTGCAAAAGAAATCGAAGTTGAAATAATCAAAAACAACTAA
- the feoB gene encoding ferrous iron transport protein B, protein MLSNHNINVALIGNPNVGKTSVFNQLTGLNQQVGNYPGITVEKKIGFCKLPNNYKANILDLPGTYSLNASSIDENVVIELLLNKNDKLYPDVALVVTDVENLKRNLLLFTQIKDLEIPTILVINMADRMKYKGITLNIPYLEEHLKTKIALISSRKGFGIEELKKLIVSYKTIPSEPCLNASSIDPEYFNNLRKTFPNQLLYKLWLVITQDVNFLNLDRNEIRNSFTRPHSDLKRLQQKETIKRYQFINDVLKEGLKIDTSVARDFRSKLDRVLTHKVWGYVIFFIILFGIFQSIFEWSKIPMDFIDTTFASLSALAGEKLPAGVLTNLISQGIIPGIGGILIFIPQIAFLFLFISVLEESGYMSRVVFLMDKIMRKFGLSGKSIVPLISGTACAIPAIMATRNIENWKERLITILVTPFTTCSARLPVYAIIIALVIPDNRIFGIINMQGLTLMLLYLLGFGMAIFSAYILNKILKIKGKTYFIVEMPNYKLPMFKNVAINVIEKTKAFIFGAGKIILAISIVLWFLASYGPGEKFKNAEQIIVEKHATNPIPASQLQNEIASQKLENSYIGLMGKTIEPVISPLGYDWKIGIAIISSFAAREVFVGTLATIYSVGDSDNENTIKNKMQAEINPETGQKIFNFASGISLLLFYAFAMQCASTLAITRKETNTWKWPLGQLIFMSGLAYAVALIAYQILK, encoded by the coding sequence ATGCTTAGCAATCACAATATCAATGTAGCTTTAATAGGGAATCCAAATGTAGGGAAGACATCTGTATTCAACCAACTGACTGGTTTAAACCAACAAGTGGGAAATTATCCTGGAATTACTGTTGAAAAAAAGATTGGGTTTTGCAAATTACCTAACAATTACAAAGCTAACATTCTGGATTTACCCGGAACGTATAGTCTAAATGCCAGTTCAATTGATGAAAATGTTGTCATTGAATTGTTATTGAATAAAAACGACAAATTATATCCTGACGTTGCTCTTGTTGTAACCGATGTAGAAAATTTGAAACGAAATTTACTGCTTTTTACACAAATAAAAGATTTAGAAATTCCAACTATATTAGTCATTAACATGGCTGATAGAATGAAGTACAAAGGGATTACGCTAAACATTCCTTATCTTGAAGAACATCTAAAAACAAAAATTGCCCTAATAAGTTCTCGAAAAGGTTTTGGAATCGAAGAACTGAAAAAATTAATTGTTAGTTATAAAACAATACCTAGCGAGCCTTGCTTGAATGCTTCAAGTATTGATCCAGAATATTTCAATAATCTTCGTAAAACATTTCCGAACCAGCTCTTGTATAAATTATGGTTGGTGATCACTCAGGATGTTAATTTTCTAAACTTAGACCGTAACGAAATTCGAAATTCTTTTACAAGACCTCATTCTGATTTAAAGCGTTTACAACAAAAAGAAACCATCAAAAGATACCAATTTATCAATGATGTTTTGAAAGAAGGTTTAAAAATTGACACCTCAGTTGCTAGAGATTTTCGTTCTAAACTAGATCGCGTATTGACACATAAAGTGTGGGGATATGTCATTTTCTTTATCATATTATTTGGTATTTTTCAATCCATATTTGAATGGTCCAAAATTCCAATGGATTTTATCGATACCACTTTTGCTTCTTTGAGCGCTTTAGCTGGTGAAAAACTACCTGCAGGTGTTTTGACAAATTTAATTTCGCAGGGAATTATTCCAGGAATAGGAGGAATTTTAATTTTTATTCCACAAATTGCCTTTCTGTTTCTGTTTATTTCAGTGCTGGAAGAAAGTGGTTATATGAGTCGTGTCGTTTTTTTGATGGACAAGATTATGAGGAAATTTGGTTTATCCGGCAAAAGTATTGTACCCCTAATTTCAGGAACTGCTTGTGCCATTCCAGCTATTATGGCCACACGAAACATTGAAAACTGGAAAGAAAGACTCATTACAATATTAGTAACTCCATTTACAACTTGTTCTGCAAGGCTACCCGTTTACGCAATAATTATTGCATTAGTTATTCCAGATAATCGCATTTTTGGAATCATCAATATGCAAGGATTGACCTTAATGTTGTTGTATTTATTAGGTTTTGGAATGGCGATATTCTCCGCTTATATTTTGAATAAAATTTTAAAAATAAAAGGCAAAACCTATTTTATTGTTGAAATGCCAAATTACAAATTGCCTATGTTCAAAAACGTAGCTATTAATGTAATTGAGAAAACCAAAGCATTTATTTTTGGCGCAGGAAAAATAATCTTAGCGATTTCAATCGTTTTGTGGTTCTTGGCATCCTATGGCCCTGGTGAAAAATTCAAAAATGCAGAACAAATTATTGTTGAAAAACACGCCACAAATCCTATTCCTGCTTCGCAATTACAAAACGAAATTGCCTCTCAAAAATTAGAGAATTCATACATTGGTTTAATGGGTAAAACTATTGAACCTGTCATTTCGCCTTTGGGTTACGATTGGAAAATTGGTATTGCCATTATCAGTTCCTTTGCTGCCAGAGAAGTTTTTGTAGGAACACTTGCAACCATTTACAGCGTAGGAGATAGTGACAATGAAAATACAATTAAGAATAAAATGCAGGCAGAAATAAATCCAGAAACGGGCCAAAAAATATTCAATTTTGCCTCAGGAATATCCTTGCTTTTGTTTTATGCATTTGCCATGCAATGCGCCAGTACACTTGCCATAACAAGAAAAGAAACCAATACTTGGAAATGGCCATTAGGGCAACTCATTTTTATGAGTGGTTTAGCATATGCTGTGGCTTTAATAGCATATCAAATTCTAAAATAG
- a CDS encoding FeoB-associated Cys-rich membrane protein has product MIQEILAFAALVIALAFLIRKFFFKKKKSNKNCGGDDCGCN; this is encoded by the coding sequence ATGATTCAGGAAATTTTAGCTTTTGCAGCGCTTGTAATTGCTCTTGCTTTTTTGATTCGAAAATTCTTTTTTAAAAAGAAAAAATCGAATAAAAATTGTGGCGGAGATGATTGTGGATGTAACTAA
- a CDS encoding metal-dependent transcriptional regulator, with product MTFSEENYLKTIYHLTTLLDTEVSTNAIAEMMETKASSVTDMLKKLAEKHLVNYKKYQGVSLTEKGKLSAKMIVRKHRLWEVFLVEKLDFSWDEVHDIAEQLEHIKSEQLINRLDDFLGNPTEDPHGDPIPDANGQIIKIEKQLLSELSENQTGMCVGVKDTSSEFLKYLDKQEIALGSKIQIVAKETFDLSLKIKVNGNELTISNKIASNLFVKMI from the coding sequence ATGACTTTTTCAGAAGAAAATTATCTTAAAACGATTTACCATCTTACAACACTTTTGGACACCGAAGTGAGCACTAATGCAATTGCAGAAATGATGGAAACCAAAGCATCTTCAGTGACAGATATGCTCAAAAAGCTTGCGGAAAAACATTTAGTAAATTATAAAAAATACCAAGGAGTTTCCCTTACGGAAAAAGGAAAGTTAAGTGCTAAAATGATTGTGCGAAAACACCGTTTGTGGGAAGTTTTCTTAGTAGAGAAATTAGATTTTTCTTGGGATGAGGTGCATGATATTGCGGAACAATTAGAACATATCAAATCTGAACAACTCATCAACAGATTAGATGATTTTTTAGGAAATCCAACCGAAGATCCGCACGGTGATCCAATTCCCGATGCGAATGGGCAAATTATTAAAATTGAAAAACAATTGCTTTCTGAACTTTCAGAGAATCAAACGGGAATGTGTGTAGGAGTAAAAGATACTTCTTCGGAATTTTTAAAATATCTAGATAAGCAAGAAATTGCTTTGGGTTCAAAAATTCAAATTGTCGCAAAAGAAACCTTCGATTTATCTTTAAAAATAAAGGTAAATGGAAACGAATTAACGATTTCTAATAAAATTGCAAGTAATCTTTTTGTGAAAATGATTTAG